A window of Heptranchias perlo isolate sHepPer1 chromosome 43, sHepPer1.hap1, whole genome shotgun sequence contains these coding sequences:
- the gng3 gene encoding guanine nucleotide-binding protein G(I)/G(S)/G(O) subunit gamma-3 isoform X2 — translation MPKGETPVNSTMSIAQARKLVEQLKIEASMYRIKVSKAAADLMAYCDAHTCEDPLITPVPTSENPFREKKFFCALL, via the exons ATGCCTAAAGGAGAAACGCCTGTTAACAGCACAATGAGCATAGCACAGGCCAGAAAATTGGTGGAGCAGCTGAAAATTGAGGCCAGCATGTATCGGATAAAG GTCTCGAAAGCAGCGGCTGACCTGATGGCCTACTGCGATGCCCACACCTGCGAGGacccactcatcacccctgtgccaaCCTCCGAGAACCCCTTCCGGGAGAAGAAGTTCTTCTGTGCTCTTTTATAA
- the gng3 gene encoding guanine nucleotide-binding protein G(I)/G(S)/G(O) subunit gamma-3 isoform X1 has translation MQLGGAVEPPSLPPSPFRVGGTAAEASSAGRREAVTQRLGISALQLSRSTSAIFIYPRSCIPLLPLPLSVIIKRSMPKGETPVNSTMSIAQARKLVEQLKIEASMYRIKVSKAAADLMAYCDAHTCEDPLITPVPTSENPFREKKFFCALL, from the exons ATGCAGCTCGGAGGAGCTGTggagcctccctccctccctccctctccctttcgtGTCGGTGGGACTGCTGCAGAGGCTTCAAGTGCAGGCAGAAGGGAGGCAGTAACACAGAGACTGGGAATCTCTGCCCTTCAGCTCTCTCGGAGTACCTCAGCCATCTTTATATATCCCAGGAGCTGCATCCCcctcctgcctctccctctcagtGTTATCATCAAGAG aAGCATGCCTAAAGGAGAAACGCCTGTTAACAGCACAATGAGCATAGCACAGGCCAGAAAATTGGTGGAGCAGCTGAAAATTGAGGCCAGCATGTATCGGATAAAG GTCTCGAAAGCAGCGGCTGACCTGATGGCCTACTGCGATGCCCACACCTGCGAGGacccactcatcacccctgtgccaaCCTCCGAGAACCCCTTCCGGGAGAAGAAGTTCTTCTGTGCTCTTTTATAA